From Camelus dromedarius isolate mCamDro1 chromosome X, mCamDro1.pat, whole genome shotgun sequence, one genomic window encodes:
- the STK26 gene encoding serine/threonine-protein kinase 26: MAHSPVAVQVPGMQNNIADPEELFTKLERIGKGSFGEVFKGIDNRTQQVVAIKIIDLEEAEDEIEDIQQEITVLSQCDSSYVTKYYGSYLKGSKLWIIMEYLGGGSALDLLRAGPFDEVQIATMLKEILKGLDYLHSEKKIHRDIKAANVLLSEQGDVKLADFGVAGQLTDTQIKRNTFVGTPFWMAPEVIQQSAYDSKADIWSLGITAIELAKGEPPNSDMHPMRVLFLIPKNNPPTLVGDFSKSFKEFIDACLNKDPSFRPTAKELLKHKFIVKNSKKTSYLTELIDRFKRWKAEGHSDDESDSEGSDSESTSRENNTHPEWSFTTVRKKPDPKKLQNGAEQDLVQTLSCLSMIIAPAFAELKQQDENNASRNQAIEELEKSIAVAEAACPGITDKMVKKLIEKFQKCSADESP; encoded by the exons AATAATATAGCCGATCCAGAAGAACTGTTCACAAAATTAGAACGCATTGGAAAGGGGTCCTTTGGAGAAGTTTTCAAAGGAATTGATAACCGTACCCAGCAAGTGGTTGCTATTAAAATCATAGACCTTGAGGAAGCCGAAGATGAAATTGAAGACATCCAGCAAGAAATAACTGTTTTGAGTCAGTGTGACAGCTCATATGTAACAAAATACTATGGATCATATTTAAAG GGTTCAAAATTATGGATAATAATGGAATACCTGGGTGGCGGTTCAGCACTGGATCtt CTGCGAGCTGGTCCATTTGATGAGGTCCAGATAGCTACCATGCTAAAGGAAATTTTGAAAGGTCTGGACTACCtgcattcagaaaagaaaattcaccGAGACATAAAAG CTGCCAATGTCCTGCTCTCAGAACAAGGAGATGTTAAACTTGCTGACTTCGGAGTTGCTGGCCAGCTGACAGatacacaaattaaaagaaacaccTTTGTGGGAACACCATTTTGGATGGCTCCTGAAGTTATTCAACAGTCAGCTTATGACTCAAAA GCTGACATTTGGTCACTGGGAATTACTGCTATTGAACTCGCCAAGGGAGAGCCCCCGAACTCCGATATGCATCCAATGAGAGTTCTGTTTCTTATTCCAAAAAATAATCCTCCAACTCTTGTCGGAGATTTTAGTAAATCCTTTAAGGAGTTTATTGATGCATGCCTGAACAAAGATCCATCATTT CGTCCTACAGCTAAAGAACTTCTGAAGCATAAATTCATTGTGAAAAATTCAAAGAAGACTTCTTATCTGACTGAGCTGATCGATCGATTTAAGAGATGGAAGGCAGAGGGACACAGTGACGATGAATCTGATTCTGAGGGTTCTGATTC GGAATCCACCAGCAGGGAAAACAACACTCATCCTGAGTGGAGTTTTACCACCGTGCGAAAGAAGCCTGATCCAAAGAAACTACAGAATGGGGCA GAGCAAGATCTTGTGCAAACCCTGAGCTGTTTGTCTATGATAATCGCACCTGCGTTTGCTGAA CTTAAACAGCAGGATGAGAATAATGCTAGCAGGAATCAGGCAATTGAAGAACTGGAGAAAAGTATTGCCGTGGCTGAAGCTGCCTGTCCTGGCATCACAGATAAAATGGTGAAGAAGTtaattgaaaaatttcaaaa